Part of the bacterium genome is shown below.
CTCGGGCACCAAGCTCCTGGAGGAGCGGGACCTGGAACTGGACGGCCTGGACCTGGCGGCCTTCGGGGGTCACGCCATCCTGGTCGTGGATGACCTGGCCGATTCGGGCAAGACCCTCCTGGCCCTGAAGGAAGCCCTGGTGGCGAACGGCGCCGGGGAGGTCCGCACCGCGGTGCTCATCCGCAAATGGGGGCCGCGCAGCGTCGACCTGGATTTCTGCGGCCTGGACCTGGGATGGGACCGTGCGGCCCTGGCCCGCGAAGGTCTGAAGGACCGTTGGCTTTATGGCTATGGCATGGACCTGGATGGACGGCAGCGGGACCTGGATTGGGTCGGTGCCATCGGGATCGAGCAATAGGGCGTTCCTTTAAACCGCCTGAAACCTTGCTCAGGTTGTTTCCGGTCCGTTTTATTTCGGAATGACCTTTCCACCGCTCCGGCCGATAATGGCCTCCCATTCCATCCAGGAGGTCCTCCTTGCGCCTTGGTTTCCTTTTCCTCGTCCTGCTGGCCTTCATCCTGGCCGCCACCCTCACTCAAGCCGCTCCGGTCCCCAAGACCTTCCGCAATCCCATCCTGACCGGGTTCCATCCCGACCCCAGCATCTGCCGCAAGGGCGATGACTTCTACCTCGTCAATTCCACCTTCGAATATTTCCCGGGCCTTCCCATCCACCACAGCCGGGACCTGGTGCATTGGACCCTCCTGGGCAATGCCTTGGACCGTCCCAGCCAACTGCCCCTGAAAGGGGCCACGGATTACGGCGGTCTTTACGCGCCGACCATCCGCTATTGGAACGGCCTCTTCTATCTCACCTGCACCAACGTGAGCGGGGGCGGCAACTTCATCGTGACCGCGAAGGATCCGAAGGGCCCCTGGTCGGAACCTATTTGGATGAACATCCCGGATATCGACGGCTCCATGTTCTTCGACGACGACGGCAAGGCCTATTACACCGGCCAAGGCGGGGGTGAAAAGGCGGGTATCAAGCAGTGTGAGTTCGATCCCAAGACCGGCCAATCCATCGGCCCGACCAAGACGATCTTCAACGACCTGAACGAATCCTGGAACGAGGGTCCGCACCTCTACAAGATCCAGGGCAAGTATTACCTGATGCTGGCCGAGGGCGGCACGGGCGACCGGCATATGGAGACCATCCACCGCTCCGATTCCCCCTGGGGGCCCTGGGAGGATTGTCCCTACAACCCGATCCTCACCGAGCGGGACGAGCCCACGAGCCCCATCCAGTGCACGGGCCACGCCGACCTCATCGAGGCACCGGACGGGACCTGGTGGATGGTCTTTTTGGGCGTAAGGTTCCACCACGGCAAGTCCGTACTGGGCCGGGAGAGCTACCTGGCTCCGGTGACCTGGAAGGAAGGCTGGCCGGTCGTGAACGGCGACCACCATGTGGCCCTCGAGATGCCCGCCCCCGCCCTCAAACCTGAAAAAGAGGCCGCTCCTACGACGCATTGGGACTTCCGAAAACTGCGGAAACTGGGGCCCGAATGGTTGAGGGTCCGTAACGGGGACCCAAAGGACCTTTCCCTGGGCCACGGCCATTTAAGGATCCTCTGCAACCCGGCGTCCCTGAACAAGAAGATGGAGGAACCGGCCTTCGTGGGCATGCGCCAGAGGGATTTCCGCTTCCAGGCCAAGACCTTCCTGGACTTCAAACCCGCCCAGGACGGGGAGGAGGCGGGGATCTGTGTGCGGGCCAATGATGACAACCATTACGAGGTCGGGTTGGAACAAGCGGACGGGAAACTCCGGGTCTTCGTGCGCAATACGGTCAAGGGCAGGACCTACACCCTGGCCGCCCGGGCCGTGAAGGACGGACGGCTTTT
Proteins encoded:
- a CDS encoding phosphoribosyltransferase family protein, coding for MKGSEPLLTPSQIRDAVERTARSVLSWMKDRQIHELRILSVLEGARPFTRDLVAVLRKEGKDERFMVYEVKVKGTSGTKLLEERDLELDGLDLAAFGGHAILVVDDLADSGKTLLALKEALVANGAGEVRTAVLIRKWGPRSVDLDFCGLDLGWDRAALAREGLKDRWLYGYGMDLDGRQRDLDWVGAIGIEQ
- a CDS encoding family 43 glycosylhydrolase gives rise to the protein MRLGFLFLVLLAFILAATLTQAAPVPKTFRNPILTGFHPDPSICRKGDDFYLVNSTFEYFPGLPIHHSRDLVHWTLLGNALDRPSQLPLKGATDYGGLYAPTIRYWNGLFYLTCTNVSGGGNFIVTAKDPKGPWSEPIWMNIPDIDGSMFFDDDGKAYYTGQGGGEKAGIKQCEFDPKTGQSIGPTKTIFNDLNESWNEGPHLYKIQGKYYLMLAEGGTGDRHMETIHRSDSPWGPWEDCPYNPILTERDEPTSPIQCTGHADLIEAPDGTWWMVFLGVRFHHGKSVLGRESYLAPVTWKEGWPVVNGDHHVALEMPAPALKPEKEAAPTTHWDFRKLRKLGPEWLRVRNGDPKDLSLGHGHLRILCNPASLNKKMEEPAFVGMRQRDFRFQAKTFLDFKPAQDGEEAGICVRANDDNHYEVGLEQADGKLRVFVRNTVKGRTYTLAARAVKDGRLFLRLAGDEDQYQFAWSRNGQVWDNFGASPSEDLTRENAGGFTGTAIGLYASSNGQPSKAHADFAWFDMKDGKAPAPAGLLPRPTPVPLPPSDTWRIRCGGGDFTDHAGNKWREDIGFTSGETAGAGRSIAAPQDPELYATERWGNEFSYRLPVPAGGYKVTLKFAESYVKKPGERVFDVLLNGNRVLGDFDILQEAGGDFKALDRTFTIEQSQAGILEIRFKATVQNAKICAIEIVPQK